In Wenyingzhuangia fucanilytica, the following are encoded in one genomic region:
- a CDS encoding LexA family protein yields MKIIKVAKGLSGELEMVPFRISEDGVYVPYYEDGVQAGFPSPADDFKEQRLSLDAKLLSKPNSTFIVRVKGNSMFDTLHVGDLLIVRADLNLEDNDIGILSVNNNDFTVKRLDKSRNLLVADNEDFPNIEINEDDVIQCRGVVKHLIRDL; encoded by the coding sequence ATGAAAATAATTAAAGTAGCAAAAGGTTTAAGTGGTGAGTTAGAAATGGTGCCTTTCAGAATTTCTGAAGATGGTGTTTATGTTCCTTATTATGAAGATGGTGTTCAAGCAGGCTTTCCAAGTCCTGCTGATGACTTTAAAGAACAAAGACTGAGTTTAGATGCTAAATTATTAAGCAAGCCTAATAGTACATTTATTGTAAGGGTAAAAGGAAACTCAATGTTTGATACTTTACATGTTGGAGATTTATTAATCGTAAGAGCAGACTTAAATTTAGAGGATAATGATATTGGGATTCTATCAGTAAACAACAATGATTTTACTGTGAAAAGATTAGATAAATCAAGAAACTTACTTGTTGCTGACAATGAAGATTTTCCTAATATTGAGATTAATGAAGATGATGTAATTCAGTGTAGAGGGGTTGTAAAACACTTGATTAGAGATTTATAA